From a single Mycolicibacterium mengxianglii genomic region:
- a CDS encoding winged helix-turn-helix domain-containing protein, which translates to MTRPARLSTAQARRVAVAAQGFAEAAPRGAITRTHLRRLISRIQVLQLDSVSVAVRAHYAPVFSRLGPYDRDVLDRAAWSHSARSPRLLVEYWAHEAALMAVEDWPLLRWRMREYRHGRWGKEIVAKNPQLRDDVVAAVTELGPSTAGQIEAYLESEPRGRKGPWWDRSETKWVAEALFASGVLTTATRVGFARHYDLSERVLPPEVLARDVDDDEALRELTLRAAGALGVGTEADIRDYFRLAAGQVKPALAKLVAEGELEPVEVAGWAAPAYLRAGQLVPRVDRGTALLCPFDPLIFFRPRVERLWNFHYRIEIYTPAPKRQFGYYVWPFLLDGELVGRVDLKAERTRPAGGSALHVVGAFTEDGQDRSRVAAALAKELTTMASWLGLDEVTVGERGDLAAPLTHALG; encoded by the coding sequence ATGACCCGGCCGGCCCGGTTGTCCACGGCGCAGGCGCGCCGGGTGGCTGTTGCGGCCCAGGGGTTCGCCGAAGCTGCCCCACGTGGCGCCATCACCCGCACGCATCTGCGCCGGTTGATCTCCCGCATCCAGGTGCTGCAACTGGACTCGGTGTCGGTCGCCGTGCGCGCCCACTACGCGCCGGTGTTCAGCCGGCTCGGACCGTATGACCGCGACGTGCTGGACCGCGCGGCGTGGAGCCACAGCGCCCGTTCACCACGACTCCTCGTGGAGTACTGGGCGCACGAAGCCGCGCTGATGGCCGTCGAGGACTGGCCGTTGCTGCGGTGGCGTATGCGCGAATACCGGCACGGCCGGTGGGGCAAAGAGATCGTCGCGAAGAACCCGCAACTGCGGGACGACGTGGTGGCGGCGGTCACCGAACTCGGACCCTCGACGGCTGGGCAGATCGAGGCCTATCTGGAATCCGAGCCACGGGGACGCAAAGGCCCCTGGTGGGACCGCAGCGAGACCAAGTGGGTGGCCGAGGCACTGTTCGCTTCGGGGGTGTTGACGACGGCGACACGGGTCGGCTTCGCCCGGCACTATGACCTGAGTGAACGGGTGCTGCCGCCGGAGGTACTGGCGCGGGACGTCGATGACGACGAGGCGCTGCGGGAGCTGACCTTGCGCGCGGCGGGCGCGCTCGGGGTGGGTACCGAGGCCGATATCCGGGACTACTTCCGGCTGGCCGCCGGTCAGGTCAAGCCCGCTCTTGCCAAGCTGGTGGCAGAAGGTGAGCTGGAGCCGGTGGAGGTGGCGGGCTGGGCGGCGCCGGCCTACCTCCGGGCCGGCCAACTCGTGCCGCGCGTCGATCGGGGCACGGCGCTGCTGTGCCCGTTCGACCCGCTGATCTTCTTCCGGCCCCGGGTCGAGCGACTGTGGAACTTCCACTACCGCATCGAGATCTACACCCCGGCCCCGAAACGCCAATTCGGTTACTACGTCTGGCCTTTCCTCCTCGATGGCGAGCTGGTGGGCCGCGTCGATCTCAAAGCCGAACGCACCCGCCCCGCCGGTGGATCAGCCCTGCACGTGGTCGGCGCGTTCACCGAGGACGGCCAGGACCGTTCTCGGGTCGCCGCAGCGTTGGCCAAGGAACTGACGACGATGGCGTCGTGGTTGGGGTTGGACGAGGTGACGGTCGGGGAGCGCGGTGATCTCGCGGCGCCGTTGACCCACGCGTTGGGGTGA
- a CDS encoding dihydrofolate reductase: MGLGLIWAQSTSGVIGRDNGIPWRLPEDQARFKELTLGQTVVMGRLTWESLPAKVRPLPGRKNVVVTRQAGYMADGAMVVDTLDAAFTDEDTWVIGGAQIYIQALPAASRCEVTEIEVDVRRQDGDIVAPMLDESWQGTVEGWQTSESGLRYRFHTFLRG, encoded by the coding sequence ATGGGGTTAGGGCTTATCTGGGCACAGTCCACCTCGGGTGTCATCGGCCGCGACAACGGCATTCCCTGGCGGCTCCCTGAAGACCAGGCCCGGTTCAAAGAGCTCACGCTCGGCCAGACCGTGGTGATGGGCCGGTTGACCTGGGAGTCGCTGCCGGCGAAGGTGCGGCCGCTGCCGGGCCGCAAAAATGTCGTAGTCACCCGGCAAGCTGGCTACATGGCTGATGGTGCAATGGTGGTGGACACCCTTGACGCGGCGTTCACCGATGAGGACACCTGGGTGATCGGTGGCGCGCAGATCTACATCCAGGCGCTGCCTGCCGCGAGCCGCTGCGAGGTCACCGAGATCGAGGTCGACGTGCGCCGCCAGGACGGCGATATCGTGGCCCCCATGCTCGACGAATCCTGGCAGGGCACCGTCGAAGGGTGGCAGACCAGCGAGTCGGGCCTGCGGTACCGGTTTCATACCTTCCTGCGCGGATGA